In Brevibacillus brevis NBRC 100599, a single genomic region encodes these proteins:
- a CDS encoding LysE family translocator, translating to MAIWHGLLFGMMLQLSVGPVCLAVLHRSMTRRLRDAFMMVLGVALADAVYMVGAIGGLSLLLQIDWVRQMVLIMGALILTWFGIQTLRAIKGRGEQEQAPVQQAPSGRSSFWHGVLLTLANPLTVLFWAGVFGSLLASGTFVHSTELFLFATGCLLSTFLFLGLVALLAAYLARFFRPGWFNVFHVLSGVFLIGFAIVLFAKSGLKPPYWPF from the coding sequence ATGGCGATCTGGCACGGTCTATTATTCGGGATGATGCTCCAGCTATCCGTTGGTCCGGTCTGTCTGGCGGTGTTGCATCGCTCGATGACTCGGCGATTGCGGGATGCATTCATGATGGTACTGGGTGTTGCACTCGCAGATGCGGTTTATATGGTAGGGGCGATCGGGGGACTGTCGCTGCTGTTACAAATCGATTGGGTCAGACAGATGGTTTTGATTATGGGGGCCCTGATTTTGACTTGGTTTGGGATTCAAACCTTGCGTGCCATAAAAGGAAGGGGAGAACAAGAACAGGCACCAGTTCAGCAGGCTCCATCGGGTCGAAGCAGCTTTTGGCACGGCGTGCTTCTGACGCTCGCAAATCCTCTGACCGTTCTGTTTTGGGCGGGAGTATTTGGCTCACTATTGGCATCTGGCACTTTTGTTCATTCAACGGAGTTGTTCTTGTTTGCGACAGGCTGTCTGTTATCGACTTTTTTGTTTCTAGGGCTGGTAGCTTTGTTGGCCGCGTATTTGGCTCGCTTTTTTCGTCCAGGATGGTTCAACGTTTTTCATGTGCTCAGTGGTGTCTTTCTCATTGGGTTTGCGATTGTCCTTTTCGCAAAAAGCGGTTTGAAGCCTCCATACTGGCCTTTTTAA
- a CDS encoding RNA polymerase sigma factor, with protein sequence MNLTEQVLLAKQGDREAFIAVVKQVESSLYHTARSILKKEEDIADALQETILKAFKSLHSLREPQFFKTWMFRILINECNKIVANRSRNVLMDEFPIQLSLSPKDELIDLRDAVERLDEQQRLVIVLHYFEDMPLRQVAEILEISESAAKMRLSRARNNLMEKLHTFREGKIHYGSI encoded by the coding sequence ATGAATCTAACAGAACAGGTTCTCTTGGCAAAACAGGGAGATCGTGAAGCTTTTATCGCTGTTGTCAAACAAGTCGAGAGCTCCTTGTACCATACGGCTAGATCCATCCTGAAAAAGGAGGAAGATATTGCAGATGCTCTCCAGGAAACCATTTTGAAAGCTTTTAAATCTCTGCATTCACTTCGTGAGCCCCAATTTTTCAAGACATGGATGTTCCGAATTTTGATCAATGAATGCAACAAGATCGTAGCAAATCGCTCCCGTAACGTTCTAATGGATGAATTCCCTATCCAATTGTCACTCTCACCGAAAGACGAACTTATTGACCTGCGGGACGCCGTTGAGAGATTGGATGAACAGCAGCGCCTTGTTATTGTGCTTCACTATTTTGAAGACATGCCTTTAAGACAAGTAGCAGAGATACTGGAAATTTCGGAGAGTGCTGCAAAAATGCGACTCAGTAGGGCACGGAACAACTTGATGGAGAAATTACATACATTTCGGGAAGGGAAGATACATTATGGATCAATCTAA
- a CDS encoding MFS transporter: MGNKGVVHILALAVFLIGTVEYLISGIIQTVAADLCVTTSSAGLLVTAFALSAAVGAPIVIAATIHLDRKKLLLIMLGIFILSNWLVYVSPSFEMMLVTRMIQGLSGGVATVVAMAVSTRLVEEGNRGRAIGIILMGLSSSLVLGLPVGTFLSEAIGWRLLFIFIGLLGLVPLLVIYKKVPPIKAQEAVTPRAQLAVIKNRKILTAVVITLLYIGAYSTLFTYIAPFLLSRAVLSASEISGILFLAGICSFMGSKIGGVIADRKGPKFTIYFGLSLQAGMLLLLSVMDGVITTYIVIIMLWMLATWATSPAQQLYLVTQVPRSPDIALSINTSFIQFGFALGSWVGGLVISNSSVEHLGWSGFVIALLSLLLAIRLFSTKKEQLSA; the protein is encoded by the coding sequence ATGGGGAATAAAGGGGTTGTCCATATTCTCGCTTTGGCAGTTTTCCTGATTGGGACAGTGGAGTATCTGATAAGCGGGATCATTCAAACGGTGGCAGCTGATCTTTGTGTCACGACGTCGTCTGCTGGATTGCTTGTCACTGCATTTGCCCTTTCTGCGGCAGTAGGGGCTCCTATTGTCATCGCTGCCACGATCCATCTTGACCGAAAAAAATTATTACTTATAATGCTTGGCATTTTTATTTTGAGCAACTGGCTGGTCTATGTGAGTCCTTCCTTTGAGATGATGCTGGTTACACGCATGATTCAAGGACTCAGTGGAGGAGTTGCTACTGTTGTTGCGATGGCTGTATCTACACGGCTAGTTGAAGAAGGCAATCGTGGGCGAGCAATCGGCATCATTTTGATGGGATTGAGTAGCTCACTTGTACTTGGTCTTCCCGTTGGCACTTTTTTAAGTGAAGCGATTGGTTGGAGACTGCTGTTTATTTTTATTGGACTGCTGGGCTTGGTTCCGTTGCTTGTCATTTATAAAAAAGTCCCGCCTATAAAAGCGCAGGAGGCTGTAACACCGCGGGCACAGCTAGCTGTTATAAAAAATAGAAAGATTCTTACTGCGGTTGTTATCACGCTGTTGTACATCGGCGCTTATTCCACATTGTTTACCTATATTGCGCCTTTTCTGCTAAGCCGGGCCGTGCTTTCGGCATCCGAGATTTCCGGGATTCTGTTTTTAGCAGGCATTTGCAGTTTTATGGGGTCAAAAATTGGAGGGGTTATTGCAGATCGCAAAGGGCCGAAGTTTACGATTTATTTTGGACTCTCCCTTCAGGCAGGTATGCTGCTTTTGCTATCGGTCATGGATGGAGTAATCACTACGTATATCGTGATCATCATGCTGTGGATGCTCGCAACTTGGGCAACGTCTCCGGCCCAACAGCTATATTTGGTTACCCAGGTGCCCCGTTCGCCAGATATCGCACTTAGCATCAATACATCCTTTATTCAATTTGGCTTCGCTTTGGGATCGTGGGTTGGGGGACTGGTGATCAGCAACTCCTCTGTGGAGCATCTGGGCTGGTCCGGATTTGTTATAGCGTTGCTGTCATTGTTGCTCGCGATCCGCTTGTTTTCCACAAAGAAAGAGCAGCTATCAGCGTAA
- a CDS encoding DEAD/DEAH box helicase, protein MAKSFASFGFRPELMQGIQDLYYKEPTQIQEEAIPLIMEGKDLIGQAQTGTGKTAAFMLPILNALDEGKRDIQALILTPTRELSIQIAKEVEKLGKHLNVNVLSLHGGTDIDKQLSKLKETVQIVVGTPGRVLDHMKRGSLHFGRISTLVLDEADKMMEMGFLEDVEQVIVHTPSQRQVLLFSATMPDLVKKLAHRFMKQPPHIKIEGKQKTVERIEQFYYVVNQSDKTDALVDVLEQEQPFLTIVFANTQVRVQQLTARLQENGLSAKALYGDLSQNKREQLMKQFREIRFQFLIATDIAARGLDVEGVTHVINYDLPNDVDSYIHRVGRTGRAGQKGKAISLISPRQKNLMARFAKATKASIEERILQEGRHLDAGRRQRAEEREAHFIELRAQQAKEQQKEKDKEFSPVREAIKKKTKVKPGYKKKMARELGDLQTQYEKNRKKAEAIAARKAGKSAKPADAKKAGKGGAARSAKGGRPFSQSQGKSRGK, encoded by the coding sequence ATGGCAAAATCGTTTGCGTCTTTTGGTTTTCGTCCGGAGCTGATGCAAGGGATTCAAGACCTGTATTATAAAGAACCAACACAAATTCAAGAGGAAGCCATTCCTCTCATTATGGAAGGCAAGGATCTGATCGGACAAGCTCAGACAGGTACGGGTAAAACAGCTGCATTCATGCTGCCGATCCTCAACGCATTGGATGAGGGAAAACGCGACATTCAAGCGCTCATCCTCACTCCGACGCGTGAGCTTTCCATCCAGATTGCCAAAGAAGTAGAAAAGCTGGGCAAACACCTGAATGTGAATGTACTCTCCCTGCACGGTGGAACGGATATTGACAAACAGCTGAGCAAGCTGAAAGAAACGGTCCAAATTGTTGTAGGAACACCAGGACGTGTACTGGATCATATGAAGCGCGGATCGCTCCATTTCGGACGTATCTCCACATTGGTGCTGGATGAAGCCGATAAAATGATGGAAATGGGCTTCTTGGAAGATGTGGAGCAAGTAATCGTCCACACACCTTCCCAACGCCAGGTGCTGTTGTTCTCGGCTACGATGCCTGATTTGGTGAAAAAACTGGCGCACCGCTTCATGAAACAGCCACCGCATATCAAGATCGAGGGTAAGCAGAAGACTGTGGAGCGCATTGAACAATTTTACTATGTAGTGAACCAAAGCGATAAGACGGATGCTCTCGTCGATGTGCTGGAGCAAGAGCAGCCGTTCTTGACCATTGTGTTTGCCAATACCCAAGTACGTGTGCAACAGCTTACAGCCCGCCTGCAGGAAAATGGCCTCTCGGCGAAAGCCCTGTACGGTGATTTGTCCCAAAACAAGCGGGAACAACTGATGAAGCAATTCCGCGAAATTCGTTTCCAATTTTTGATCGCGACAGATATCGCGGCTCGTGGACTCGATGTAGAAGGTGTAACTCACGTCATCAACTACGATTTGCCGAATGACGTGGACAGTTACATTCACCGCGTCGGTCGTACGGGTCGTGCAGGACAAAAGGGAAAAGCGATCTCCCTCATTTCTCCTCGTCAGAAAAACTTGATGGCTCGTTTTGCGAAAGCGACGAAGGCTTCGATCGAAGAAAGAATTTTGCAGGAAGGACGCCATCTGGATGCCGGACGTCGTCAGCGCGCAGAAGAACGGGAAGCTCATTTCATTGAGCTGCGGGCGCAACAGGCGAAAGAGCAACAGAAGGAAAAAGACAAAGAGTTCTCTCCTGTACGGGAAGCGATAAAGAAAAAGACGAAGGTAAAGCCAGGCTACAAAAAGAAGATGGCGCGTGAGCTGGGAGATCTGCAAACGCAGTACGAGAAAAACCGCAAGAAGGCTGAAGCGATTGCAGCACGCAAAGCGGGTAAATCTGCCAAGCCTGCCGATGCCAAAAAAGCAGGAAAAGGTGGAGCAGCCCGTTCTGCCAAGGGTGGAAGACCATTTAGTCAATCCCAAGGGAAATCTCGGGGAAAATAA
- a CDS encoding M42 family metallopeptidase has translation MMDDLTKLIKDLTETDGVPGHEREVRVKMEKYLQPLCDELVKDRLGGVLGKKTGAENGPKILLAGHLDEVGFMVTHITPKGYLRFIQLGGWWTHNMLSHRVKVKTRKGEYLGLIGSKAPHALEKEEREKVMKLKELYIDIGAKDEADAKEMGVRPGDWIVPDSNFTTMHDGELWVAKALDNRAGCAMAIEVLKRLQTEEHPNVVYAGATVQEEVGTRGAGTIARLVEPDIAFAVDVGLAYDTPGNESYPMTCNVGDGPLVMLFDATMIPHTGLRDLVFDTAEELGINIQVDALAGGGTDAAKFHLSGIGCPSIVVGFATRYIHSHNAIMSKSDFEQAAQLLTAVIKKLDKATIQQLIDR, from the coding sequence ATGATGGACGATCTTACGAAATTGATCAAGGATTTGACGGAAACGGACGGAGTACCTGGGCACGAGCGCGAAGTCAGAGTAAAGATGGAGAAGTACTTGCAGCCTCTTTGCGATGAGTTGGTAAAGGATCGGCTGGGTGGAGTGCTCGGGAAGAAGACGGGTGCAGAAAACGGTCCGAAAATTTTGCTCGCGGGACATTTGGATGAAGTAGGCTTCATGGTGACACATATCACGCCAAAAGGGTACTTGCGTTTCATCCAGCTTGGCGGATGGTGGACGCACAATATGCTCTCGCATCGTGTGAAGGTCAAGACACGCAAAGGTGAGTATCTGGGGCTCATTGGTTCGAAGGCACCACACGCGCTGGAAAAAGAAGAACGGGAAAAAGTCATGAAGCTCAAGGAGTTGTACATCGACATCGGGGCAAAAGATGAAGCGGATGCAAAGGAAATGGGTGTTCGCCCAGGTGACTGGATTGTCCCTGACAGTAATTTTACGACGATGCATGACGGAGAGCTGTGGGTCGCAAAGGCGCTCGATAATCGGGCGGGGTGCGCGATGGCAATCGAGGTACTGAAACGGTTACAGACGGAAGAGCATCCGAATGTGGTATACGCTGGTGCAACCGTTCAGGAAGAAGTAGGGACTCGTGGTGCGGGCACAATAGCGAGGCTGGTTGAACCGGATATTGCTTTTGCTGTTGATGTTGGACTCGCGTATGACACACCTGGAAATGAATCGTATCCGATGACCTGCAATGTGGGAGACGGTCCGCTCGTCATGTTATTTGATGCTACGATGATTCCACATACCGGATTGCGTGATCTCGTATTCGACACAGCAGAGGAGCTCGGCATCAATATCCAGGTGGATGCCCTCGCAGGAGGTGGAACAGATGCAGCGAAATTCCATTTAAGCGGAATTGGCTGCCCATCGATTGTCGTCGGCTTTGCGACACGGTATATTCACAGCCATAATGCGATTATGTCTAAAAGCGATTTCGAGCAGGCTGCCCAACTGCTGACAGCCGTTATCAAGAAGCTCGATAAGGCAACGATTCAACAATTGATCGACAGATAG
- a CDS encoding MFS transporter, whose amino-acid sequence MHFWKFDRNIQIRLMLQFLTTMASMTVTPYLIVFFSKQLGTVVTGFMFLGVMVASVTGSFAGGYVADRIGRKKVIVACEAVIFLSFLGVAFVNSPWLQLPYVTFILFLFHHLCLGASGPAYQALIIDVSQPENRRAIFTASYWLNNLAVAIGGLVGAFLFDEHYFALFLGVAVSIAISLAITILLIKETYVPEKRPCQASGKQGQKDSSFMADVLGAYQEVLKHRIFLLFTIANLLIIAVEEQLTNVIGLRLVKEIPEPEQLFSFLALQVDGMNLLGLLKTENTVLVVCLTVLISYVVKSMRDRTVLLVGLVLYFCGYAWISYSSSPAVLLIAMFFASLGEVMHIPVKQALLANMVPDHARSTYMAVHSLFSIVGVSSAGLFILVSAWLPNVAITGMFVGMGLICLVLFYRITTRAHSGQRLGKQ is encoded by the coding sequence ATGCATTTTTGGAAGTTCGACAGGAACATCCAGATCAGACTAATGTTGCAGTTTTTGACGACGATGGCGAGTATGACTGTGACCCCGTACTTGATTGTTTTTTTCTCCAAGCAATTGGGGACGGTTGTAACGGGTTTTATGTTTTTAGGCGTGATGGTAGCGAGTGTCACAGGTTCTTTTGCAGGGGGATATGTGGCGGACAGAATCGGGCGAAAAAAAGTCATCGTTGCATGTGAGGCGGTCATTTTCCTCAGCTTTCTTGGTGTGGCCTTCGTTAACTCGCCCTGGCTCCAGCTGCCCTATGTGACATTTATTTTGTTTCTGTTCCATCACTTATGTTTGGGGGCGTCAGGTCCTGCTTACCAAGCACTCATCATTGATGTGAGTCAGCCCGAGAACAGACGAGCGATTTTTACTGCTTCCTATTGGTTGAATAATCTGGCGGTAGCGATAGGAGGATTGGTGGGGGCTTTTTTGTTCGACGAGCATTATTTTGCTTTATTTCTCGGTGTGGCTGTGAGCATCGCGATTTCGCTCGCCATTACGATCCTGTTGATCAAGGAAACGTATGTGCCAGAAAAACGTCCATGCCAGGCATCTGGCAAGCAAGGACAAAAAGATTCGAGTTTCATGGCAGATGTCTTGGGAGCTTATCAAGAAGTGCTCAAGCATCGGATTTTTCTGCTGTTTACCATAGCGAATTTGCTCATTATTGCTGTAGAGGAGCAATTGACCAATGTCATCGGCTTGCGTTTAGTGAAAGAAATCCCAGAGCCTGAGCAGTTATTTTCGTTTCTTGCCCTTCAGGTGGATGGGATGAACTTGTTAGGTCTATTAAAAACAGAAAACACGGTGCTGGTTGTTTGCTTGACGGTTTTGATCTCCTACGTGGTGAAGAGCATGAGAGATAGGACGGTGCTCCTGGTAGGCCTTGTCCTGTATTTTTGCGGGTATGCATGGATTAGCTACAGCAGCTCTCCCGCTGTCTTGCTCATTGCCATGTTCTTCGCGAGCCTGGGTGAGGTGATGCACATTCCGGTAAAACAAGCATTACTCGCCAATATGGTGCCAGATCATGCGCGGAGTACGTATATGGCTGTACATTCTCTGTTTAGCATTGTGGGAGTCAGCAGTGCAGGTCTATTTATTCTTGTCAGTGCGTGGCTTCCCAACGTCGCGATTACTGGGATGTTTGTAGGGATGGGACTGATTTGTCTCGTACTGTTTTATCGGATCACTACTCGAGCGCATTCGGGACAGCGGTTGGGGAAACAATAA
- a CDS encoding MerR family transcriptional regulator produces the protein MFKISEFSRLSRIPLQTLRYYDQIGILKPAKIDDTTGYRYYCAEQLLQINRIVIFKELGFTLQQIAQLLHENIPAEQIRGMLRLKENEIQSLLEMEMAKLARIKERVQLVEREGRIEKEQEVVLKQIDGMHLISYSARGTAEDIPWLFQMFDSMLDPSMKSSLTGPKTVLWKETGTKDQLFDFGVGYGIKTESVKLPEQMERSFLPAETMATLLFRSDSTMKESACLDLATWIEQHGYCIRDEQPGREIYVPLSDEPGVELIEIQIPIVARGQSEHGE, from the coding sequence TTGTTCAAAATCAGCGAGTTTTCCCGACTGAGTCGAATTCCGTTGCAAACGTTGCGCTATTATGATCAGATTGGGATTCTAAAACCAGCAAAAATCGATGATACGACCGGGTACCGATATTACTGTGCCGAACAGCTTCTGCAGATCAATCGAATTGTCATCTTCAAAGAATTGGGGTTCACCTTGCAGCAGATTGCGCAATTGCTTCACGAGAATATACCAGCCGAACAAATTCGGGGCATGCTGAGGCTCAAAGAAAATGAAATCCAATCCCTGCTAGAGATGGAAATGGCAAAGCTTGCCCGTATTAAAGAACGAGTGCAGCTTGTAGAACGGGAGGGAAGGATCGAGAAGGAGCAAGAGGTGGTTTTGAAGCAGATAGATGGTATGCACTTGATCTCCTATTCGGCACGGGGTACTGCTGAAGATATTCCTTGGCTGTTTCAAATGTTCGACAGCATGCTTGATCCCAGCATGAAGTCATCCTTGACAGGTCCCAAAACAGTGCTATGGAAGGAAACCGGAACGAAGGATCAGCTTTTCGATTTTGGGGTGGGCTATGGCATTAAAACAGAATCTGTCAAACTGCCCGAGCAAATGGAACGAAGCTTCTTGCCTGCCGAGACAATGGCTACGTTACTATTCCGTTCGGATTCGACCATGAAAGAATCAGCTTGCCTGGATTTGGCTACGTGGATTGAACAGCATGGTTACTGTATTCGAGATGAGCAGCCCGGCAGAGAAATCTATGTACCCTTATCAGATGAACCTGGAGTTGAGCTCATAGAAATCCAGATTCCAATTGTAGCAAGGGGGCAAAGTGAGCATGGGGAATAA
- a CDS encoding Lrp/AsnC family transcriptional regulator: MDRIDEQILRLLRENAQITSSDISKQVHLSVPAVSERIRKLEDTGLIRQFTVKLDREQLGLHLIAFVMVQIEKTEHIAGFRETVMQADCVLECHHIAGAYDYVLKVAVKGTADLERFISETLKQVEGVSKTNTMIVLSSMKEEM; the protein is encoded by the coding sequence ATGGATCGGATTGATGAACAAATCCTTCGCTTATTGCGGGAAAATGCCCAAATCACCAGCTCCGACATCAGCAAGCAGGTTCATTTGTCCGTGCCTGCGGTCTCCGAGCGAATACGCAAGCTGGAGGATACAGGGCTCATCAGGCAATTCACGGTAAAGCTGGATCGGGAGCAGCTAGGGCTTCACCTGATTGCGTTTGTGATGGTGCAAATCGAGAAAACGGAGCATATCGCTGGCTTCCGTGAGACGGTCATGCAGGCAGACTGTGTGCTGGAATGCCATCATATTGCGGGAGCTTACGACTATGTATTGAAGGTTGCCGTAAAAGGGACGGCTGATCTGGAACGATTCATCTCTGAAACATTGAAGCAAGTAGAAGGGGTAAGCAAGACGAATACGATGATCGTCCTGTCTTCCATGAAAGAGGAGATGTGA
- a CDS encoding DUF4179 domain-containing protein, with product MDQSKFDVELQEYKRTKDSTMSPLVRARLDATYAALPEMSRERKVQRLRKAPYVAAAAVILGATVFTSGFISPVMAQSIKQIPLVGSLFSFIEADLGLRAAGEQGLSSKVNRSISHHDMKLEVTETVFDGTRAVYLLNVTAPNLKDGMFDTGAEVVKLSDAIENVTFSIDGKGQDDPDSLVTGGFFYSAGESHPNFLVFEEILKTPDHNSTGKIPDSFHAEVVVKLAGIDQAFKLDIPFQKATNNTIQLKPNAIQSNDGISFEVSEVNVTPVTTRLLYSVKLDGATSDKSIRAALFDDQGRQLTSLHGEGERKDNTLTFDARYASAQGQPKYFIIKPFVVKDHFAETVTDDQFIKGLEIKVDLPEKNK from the coding sequence ATGGATCAATCTAAATTCGATGTAGAACTACAGGAGTACAAACGTACAAAAGATTCGACGATGTCACCATTGGTACGGGCTCGATTGGATGCAACATACGCCGCTCTCCCGGAAATGTCTCGTGAACGAAAAGTCCAACGATTACGCAAAGCACCCTATGTTGCGGCCGCAGCAGTCATTCTAGGTGCAACTGTATTCACCTCCGGATTTATCTCGCCAGTCATGGCGCAATCGATTAAGCAGATCCCATTGGTGGGCAGTCTCTTTAGCTTCATCGAAGCGGACCTCGGCTTACGAGCTGCAGGCGAACAAGGTCTTTCTTCCAAGGTCAACAGAAGTATTTCTCATCATGACATGAAGCTCGAGGTAACAGAGACGGTCTTCGACGGAACACGCGCTGTCTACCTCCTCAATGTAACGGCTCCAAACCTGAAGGACGGCATGTTTGATACGGGAGCGGAGGTTGTCAAACTCAGTGACGCTATCGAAAATGTCACTTTTAGCATCGATGGAAAAGGGCAAGATGACCCAGATAGTTTGGTAACAGGCGGTTTTTTCTACTCAGCTGGCGAATCGCACCCAAACTTTCTTGTCTTCGAAGAAATTTTGAAGACACCTGACCACAATTCTACGGGCAAGATTCCAGACTCATTCCATGCGGAAGTGGTTGTTAAGCTTGCTGGTATTGATCAAGCCTTCAAGCTAGACATTCCGTTCCAAAAAGCGACGAACAACACCATCCAGCTTAAACCGAATGCTATTCAATCAAACGATGGGATTTCTTTCGAAGTATCCGAGGTCAATGTGACGCCAGTGACGACGCGCTTGTTGTATTCGGTCAAACTGGATGGCGCGACATCAGATAAGTCCATCAGAGCTGCCCTGTTTGACGACCAAGGTCGTCAACTGACATCCCTCCACGGAGAAGGGGAACGTAAGGATAACACTCTCACATTTGACGCCCGCTATGCTTCTGCACAAGGACAGCCGAAGTATTTCATAATCAAGCCTTTTGTCGTAAAAGATCATTTCGCTGAAACAGTCACAGACGATCAGTTTATTAAGGGTCTGGAAATAAAGGTAGACCTCCCCGAGAAGAACAAGTAA
- a CDS encoding RsmB/NOP family class I SAM-dependent RNA methyltransferase, protein MTKNLPTPFIERMKTLLGHDYEAFVSSYDQPVTHGLRVNPLKVERDDFLKISPFAVEAVPWCENGFRYKEPARPGKHPFHSAGMYYLQEPSAMSAAEALGAQPGERILDLCAAPGGKSTQLAAFLHGQGMLVANEIHPVRAKALSENLERCGVTNAVVTNETPERLQERFPQFFDRILVDAPCSGEGMFRKLPEAIEDWSPAKVTECHVMQGDILEAAAAMLKPGGTLVYSTCTFAPLENEQSLVNFLGRHPEFEIVPLPHADCFSAGQPEWASPQNEQLTQTARLWPHRLQGEGHYLAKLQKSETAEVHEPSGKRKEKRAAKSAPAGRKEALAAWRTFAAEALPALSKPFEDESAFLLFGEQLYYSPAPELAWDKLKVARVGLHLGTVKKNRFEPAHALALALSPAEAARVASYGADDPELLRYLKGEALTREGESGWTLVTVEGFSIGWGKQSEGQLKNHYPKGLRWL, encoded by the coding sequence ATGACGAAAAATTTACCAACACCATTTATCGAGCGCATGAAAACCTTGCTCGGACACGACTATGAGGCCTTCGTTTCCTCGTATGATCAGCCTGTGACACACGGCTTGCGAGTCAATCCGTTGAAGGTGGAGCGTGACGATTTTTTGAAAATCTCGCCGTTTGCTGTAGAAGCAGTCCCTTGGTGCGAAAACGGGTTTCGCTACAAAGAGCCTGCTCGTCCCGGCAAGCATCCTTTTCACTCCGCTGGCATGTACTATTTGCAGGAGCCAAGTGCGATGTCCGCTGCCGAAGCACTCGGTGCACAACCTGGTGAGCGAATTCTCGACCTGTGTGCAGCGCCAGGGGGCAAATCGACGCAGCTTGCAGCGTTTTTGCATGGACAAGGAATGCTCGTGGCAAACGAAATCCATCCTGTTCGGGCAAAAGCCTTGTCAGAAAACCTGGAGCGCTGCGGCGTGACCAATGCCGTCGTGACCAACGAAACGCCCGAACGCTTACAGGAGCGATTCCCTCAGTTTTTTGACCGAATTTTAGTAGACGCTCCTTGCTCTGGCGAAGGAATGTTTCGCAAGCTGCCCGAAGCAATCGAAGACTGGAGCCCAGCAAAAGTAACGGAGTGCCATGTCATGCAAGGCGATATTCTCGAGGCGGCCGCTGCTATGCTGAAGCCAGGCGGGACGTTGGTCTACTCCACCTGCACATTCGCTCCGTTGGAAAACGAGCAGTCCCTGGTTAACTTCCTCGGCCGTCACCCGGAATTTGAGATCGTCCCGCTGCCACATGCAGATTGCTTTTCTGCTGGTCAACCCGAGTGGGCGTCGCCGCAAAACGAGCAGCTCACCCAGACAGCCAGATTGTGGCCTCATCGTCTACAGGGAGAAGGTCATTACCTCGCCAAGCTGCAAAAGAGTGAGACCGCTGAAGTTCATGAACCTTCCGGGAAGCGTAAAGAAAAGCGTGCGGCAAAATCAGCTCCAGCAGGTCGAAAAGAAGCCCTGGCAGCCTGGCGTACATTCGCAGCCGAAGCACTCCCTGCGCTTTCCAAACCATTCGAAGATGAGTCAGCTTTTCTTTTATTTGGCGAGCAGCTCTACTACTCACCTGCCCCCGAGCTCGCCTGGGACAAGCTCAAGGTCGCGCGCGTCGGTCTGCATCTAGGAACGGTAAAGAAGAACAGATTTGAACCTGCACACGCCTTGGCACTCGCTCTCTCTCCTGCGGAGGCAGCCCGTGTCGCTTCGTATGGCGCGGACGATCCTGAACTGTTGCGGTACTTAAAAGGAGAAGCGCTCACGCGTGAAGGGGAAAGTGGTTGGACGCTGGTTACTGTAGAGGGATTCTCCATCGGTTGGGGCAAGCAATCAGAGGGGCAACTCAAAAATCATTATCCAAAAGGTCTACGCTGGTTGTAG
- a CDS encoding TetR/AcrR family transcriptional regulator has product MPLSEEQVLKMKQKRETILQQAILLFAERGYDDTTIAKVAKASGVSFGSVFTYFENKDQLFHAAVTEPLQEHSVKLLDFDPQASELLLELERMVTNHIKMFAAFDLYLRLVVQVVGYYNRFPYSFAELDAFHNIFREKIAELLVNGQQKGLLHVQDPKYVATAYMSLLIGLRVNLTDEPQSNMWEKFVPVAMQLFGPKNS; this is encoded by the coding sequence ATGCCACTTTCAGAAGAACAAGTACTAAAAATGAAGCAAAAGCGGGAAACGATTCTCCAGCAGGCAATTCTCCTGTTTGCCGAGCGCGGCTATGATGATACCACCATTGCAAAAGTCGCGAAGGCATCGGGAGTGAGCTTTGGCAGTGTTTTCACGTACTTTGAAAACAAGGATCAGCTCTTTCATGCAGCTGTTACGGAGCCGTTACAAGAGCATTCCGTCAAACTTCTGGACTTTGATCCCCAAGCATCAGAGCTATTACTAGAATTAGAGAGAATGGTGACCAATCACATCAAGATGTTCGCTGCGTTCGATTTGTACTTGCGTCTGGTCGTACAAGTAGTCGGCTACTACAATCGTTTTCCCTATTCTTTTGCTGAGCTAGACGCGTTTCACAACATCTTCCGTGAAAAAATTGCGGAGCTTTTGGTCAACGGACAACAGAAAGGACTCTTGCATGTCCAGGATCCCAAATACGTGGCGACAGCTTACATGAGTCTGTTAATTGGCCTGCGTGTGAATTTGACGGATGAGCCACAAAGCAACATGTGGGAAAAATTTGTTCCGGTTGCCATGCAGCTTTTTGGACCGAAGAATAGCTAG